One Halobaculum sp. CBA1158 DNA segment encodes these proteins:
- a CDS encoding MBL fold metallo-hydrolase, whose product MTVRHDDLRVTWYGYATARVESEDGTVVYTDPGRYGVLDGEWTPPGGGNPKAAAHPRATDHRPMDADLVLVTHDHHYDSEGIERVADDDATVVVYEGVDAAGIDRDVKPVDELPFEVVRIGEEDHVAVDGVGDVWSVPAYNDPDGPHADDDGSVPHPRGLGVGYRFTVGEDDTSAFWPGDSDALDAFAEIDASLFLANISGSVCMSAAEAADLAARMDPDLVVPIHYNTQSFLEADSGSFASDVARRSIPVALDESAE is encoded by the coding sequence GTGACTGTCAGACACGACGACCTTCGGGTCACGTGGTACGGCTACGCCACCGCGCGCGTCGAGAGCGAGGACGGCACGGTCGTCTACACGGACCCCGGCCGCTACGGCGTGCTCGACGGGGAGTGGACGCCGCCGGGCGGCGGCAACCCGAAAGCGGCCGCCCATCCCCGAGCCACGGACCACCGGCCGATGGACGCCGACCTCGTGCTCGTCACCCACGACCACCACTACGACTCCGAGGGGATCGAGCGCGTCGCCGACGACGACGCCACCGTCGTCGTCTACGAGGGCGTCGACGCCGCCGGCATCGACCGCGACGTGAAGCCCGTCGACGAACTGCCGTTCGAGGTCGTCCGGATCGGCGAGGAGGATCACGTCGCCGTCGACGGCGTCGGCGACGTGTGGTCTGTGCCCGCCTACAACGACCCCGACGGCCCGCACGCGGACGACGACGGCTCGGTCCCGCACCCCCGCGGCCTCGGCGTCGGCTACCGCTTCACCGTCGGCGAGGACGACACCTCGGCGTTCTGGCCGGGCGACTCCGACGCGCTCGACGCCTTCGCCGAGATCGACGCCTCGCTGTTCCTCGCAAACATCTCCGGGTCGGTCTGCATGAGCGCCGCCGAGGCGGCCGACCTCGCAGCGCGGATGGATCCGGACCTGGTCGTCCCGATCCACTACAACACGCAGTCGTTCCTGGAGGCCGACTCGGGGTCGTTCGCCAGCGACGTGGCGCGTCGATCGATCCCGGTCGCGCTGGACGAGTCGGCCGAGTAA
- a CDS encoding DNA topoisomerase IV subunit A, with product MSADTPESDTTLNEQKAREQLLDLAEDIYDQFDRGDIPQMVLPTRTKSNIVFDDDSGVWVYGDRTSTRSANSVRGARKLLKAAYTVEFLAQQLDEDRSSTLRELYYLSESWDSDEAGFSDQDESNQLVEDLEVVSGVTREDFHMRPEESGATLMGPLELREQTRRGERDIHCQEDVGEGGYQIPNNPDTIQFLDHDIDFVLCVETGGMRDRLVENGFDTDYNCLVVHLKGQPARATRRITKRLHDELDLPVVVFTDGDPWSYRIFGSVAYGSIKSAHLSEYLATPEAEYVGIRPQDIVDYDLPTDPLADSDVNALESELDDPRFQTDFWEEQIELQLDIGKKAEQQALAAQGLDFVTDTYLPDRLGEMGVL from the coding sequence ATGAGCGCAGACACACCCGAATCCGACACCACCCTGAACGAACAGAAGGCCCGCGAGCAACTGCTCGATCTCGCCGAGGACATCTACGACCAGTTCGACCGCGGGGACATCCCGCAGATGGTCCTCCCCACCCGGACCAAGAGCAACATCGTCTTCGACGACGACTCCGGCGTGTGGGTGTACGGCGACCGCACGTCGACGCGCTCGGCCAACTCCGTGCGCGGCGCTCGAAAGCTGCTGAAGGCGGCCTACACCGTCGAGTTCCTCGCCCAACAGCTCGACGAGGACCGCTCGTCGACCCTGCGTGAGCTGTACTACCTCTCGGAGTCGTGGGACTCCGACGAGGCGGGCTTCTCCGACCAGGACGAGTCGAACCAGCTCGTCGAGGACCTGGAGGTCGTCTCCGGCGTCACCCGCGAGGACTTCCACATGCGCCCGGAGGAGTCGGGCGCGACGCTGATGGGCCCGCTGGAGCTCCGCGAGCAGACCCGCCGCGGCGAGCGCGACATCCACTGTCAGGAGGACGTGGGCGAGGGCGGCTACCAGATCCCGAACAACCCCGACACGATCCAGTTCCTCGATCACGACATCGACTTCGTGCTGTGCGTCGAGACCGGCGGCATGCGCGACCGGCTCGTCGAGAACGGCTTCGACACCGACTACAACTGCCTCGTCGTCCACCTCAAGGGCCAGCCCGCGCGCGCAACTCGCCGGATCACCAAGCGCCTGCACGACGAACTCGACCTCCCGGTCGTGGTGTTCACCGACGGCGACCCCTGGTCGTACCGCATCTTCGGCTCCGTGGCCTACGGGTCGATCAAGTCGGCGCACCTCTCTGAGTACCTGGCGACGCCGGAGGCCGAGTACGTCGGCATCCGCCCGCAGGACATCGTCGACTACGACCTGCCGACGGACCCGCTGGCGGACTCCGACGTGAACGCGCTGGAGTCCGAACTGGACGACCCGCGCTTCCAGACCGACTTCTGGGAGGAGCAGATCGAGCTGCAGCTCGACATCGGAAAGAAGGCCGAACAGCAGGCGCTCGCGGCCCAGGGTCTCGACTTCGTCACCGACACCTACCTCCCCGACCGCCTCGGGGAGATGGGCGTCCTCTGA
- a CDS encoding DNA topoisomerase VI subunit B, producing the protein MTSFQSQLGEDQGIADELAEGQREISIAEFFEKNKHMLGFDSGARGLVTAVKEAVDNALDACEEAGIRPDIYVEIREVGDYYRLIVEDNGPGITKEQLPKVFGKLLYGSRFHSREQTRGQQGIGISAAVLYSQLTSGKPAKITSRPKGETDAQYFELIIDTDTNEPEIKAESITSWDRSHGTRIEIEMEANMRARAQLHDYIKHTAVVNPHARLELREPGLDEPMKAERATDQLPAETKEIRPHPHGVELGTLIKMLEATESYSVSGFLQEEFTRVGKKTADKVIDNFRDRHFGRELGWSADGDAVADAVGEAVSNKGAEATDFFASEVASTVGSRDRTSHSELTGIVDEVADAAEDEYGTRFGATVRDNAVDAAWSAMTAYDEETDEDELTDDLYGLVDDATSTRKDDAVVAGTAERLARRLAAGDERVRATHAQLRTLVDEAADDTEEFDDATFGDTARENVVEALWSRMVAVPDEVPKVRETAADRDTASELLEAMRETDILAPPTDCLAPITSELVEAGLRKEFDAEFYAAATRDAEVHGGDPFIVEAGIAYGGELEDGGQVELLRFANRVPLVYQRGACATTDVVKGIGWRNYGLDQPGGSGMPNGPAVIMIHVASTNVPFTSESKDALANIPAIEDEIELAVREAARELKSFLKKRRSMQKRRQKQDVLGRILPEMADKVAEVTGRDRPNIDAALARIMNNVGVEREREGDTVRLIVENHSDRTEEPDVTDIVSAEPTDVPEEATVVDLDGEWFVKWNPSVPGGEEAVLEYTVAGDADFDVNVDGIETEKLTVNA; encoded by the coding sequence ATGACGTCGTTTCAGTCGCAGCTCGGCGAAGACCAGGGGATCGCCGACGAGTTGGCCGAGGGCCAGCGGGAGATCTCCATCGCCGAGTTCTTCGAGAAGAACAAGCACATGCTCGGGTTCGACTCGGGCGCGCGCGGGCTCGTCACCGCCGTCAAGGAGGCCGTCGACAACGCGCTCGACGCCTGCGAGGAGGCGGGAATCCGACCCGATATCTACGTCGAGATCCGCGAGGTCGGCGATTACTATCGTCTGATCGTCGAGGACAACGGTCCCGGGATCACGAAGGAGCAACTCCCGAAGGTGTTCGGGAAGCTGTTGTACGGAAGTCGGTTCCACAGCCGCGAGCAGACCCGCGGCCAGCAGGGGATCGGCATCTCCGCGGCGGTGCTGTACTCCCAGCTCACCTCCGGCAAGCCCGCGAAGATCACCTCCCGACCGAAGGGCGAGACGGACGCGCAGTACTTCGAGTTGATCATCGACACGGACACGAACGAACCCGAGATCAAAGCCGAGTCGATCACCTCGTGGGACCGCTCGCACGGCACGCGCATCGAGATCGAGATGGAGGCGAACATGCGCGCTCGCGCCCAGCTCCACGACTACATCAAACACACGGCGGTCGTCAACCCCCACGCGCGACTGGAGCTCAGGGAGCCCGGCCTCGACGAGCCGATGAAGGCCGAGCGCGCGACCGACCAGCTCCCCGCCGAGACGAAGGAGATCCGGCCGCACCCCCACGGGGTCGAACTCGGCACGCTGATCAAGATGCTGGAGGCGACCGAGAGCTACTCGGTCTCGGGATTCCTCCAGGAGGAGTTCACCCGCGTCGGCAAGAAGACCGCCGACAAGGTGATCGACAACTTCCGGGACCGCCACTTCGGCCGGGAACTCGGCTGGTCGGCCGACGGGGACGCCGTCGCGGACGCCGTCGGCGAGGCGGTGTCGAACAAGGGTGCCGAGGCCACCGATTTCTTCGCGAGCGAGGTCGCGAGCACGGTCGGCTCACGCGACCGAACGAGTCACAGCGAACTGACCGGGATCGTCGACGAGGTCGCCGACGCCGCCGAGGACGAGTACGGCACCCGGTTCGGGGCGACCGTTCGCGACAACGCCGTCGACGCGGCGTGGTCGGCGATGACCGCCTACGACGAGGAGACAGACGAGGACGAGCTCACCGACGACCTGTACGGGCTCGTCGACGACGCGACCTCGACTCGGAAGGACGACGCGGTCGTCGCCGGGACGGCCGAACGGCTCGCCCGACGCCTCGCCGCCGGCGACGAGCGCGTGCGGGCGACGCACGCACAACTGCGGACGCTCGTCGACGAGGCGGCCGACGACACCGAGGAGTTCGACGACGCCACCTTCGGCGACACCGCCCGCGAGAACGTCGTCGAGGCGCTGTGGTCGCGGATGGTCGCGGTCCCCGACGAGGTGCCGAAGGTGCGCGAGACGGCCGCCGACCGCGACACCGCGAGCGAACTGTTGGAGGCGATGCGCGAGACGGACATCCTCGCGCCGCCGACCGACTGTCTCGCTCCCATCACCTCCGAACTCGTCGAGGCCGGCCTCCGCAAGGAGTTCGACGCGGAGTTCTACGCCGCCGCGACGCGCGACGCGGAGGTCCACGGCGGCGACCCGTTCATCGTCGAGGCCGGCATCGCCTACGGCGGTGAACTGGAGGACGGCGGGCAGGTCGAGCTGCTGCGATTCGCCAACCGCGTCCCGCTCGTCTACCAGCGCGGGGCGTGTGCGACGACGGACGTGGTCAAGGGGATCGGCTGGCGGAACTACGGGCTCGACCAGCCCGGCGGCTCGGGGATGCCCAACGGCCCGGCGGTCATCATGATCCACGTCGCCTCGACGAACGTGCCGTTCACGAGCGAGTCGAAGGACGCGCTCGCGAACATCCCCGCCATCGAAGACGAGATCGAACTCGCCGTGCGCGAGGCCGCCCGCGAGCTGAAGAGCTTCCTGAAGAAGCGCCGCTCGATGCAGAAGCGCCGCCAGAAGCAGGACGTGCTCGGGCGGATCCTCCCGGAGATGGCCGACAAGGTGGCCGAGGTGACGGGACGCGACCGCCCGAACATCGACGCGGCGCTGGCGCGCATCATGAACAACGTCGGCGTCGAGCGCGAGCGCGAGGGCGACACCGTGCGCCTCATCGTCGAGAACCACTCCGACCGGACCGAGGAGCCGGACGTGACCGACATCGTCTCCGCGGAGCCGACGGACGTTCCGGAGGAGGCGACCGTCGTCGACCTCGACGGCGAGTGGTTCGTGAAGTGGAACCCGAGCGTCCCCGGCGGCGAGGAGGCCGTCCTGGAGTACACAGTCGCCGGCGACGCCGACTTCGACGTGAACGTCGACGGCATCGAGACCGAGAAGCTGACCGTGAACGCCTGA
- the gyrB gene encoding DNA topoisomerase (ATP-hydrolyzing) subunit B — MSGSGNSEYGAGQIQVLEGLQAVRKRPAMYIGSTDGRGLHHLVYEVVDNSIDEALAGHCDEIEVTVHDDGSVSVSDDGRGIPVDTHEKYDRPAVEVIMTVLHAGGKFDNKSYQVSGGLHGVGVSVVNALSAELTVEVRRDGALWRHRFEQGEPDEDGFERVRDLADDEGTGTTIRFLPDAEIFETAEFSFDTLASRLRELAFLNSGVAITLSDERDGTSETFEYEGGIREFVEYLNETRTPLHGDVIYFEDEEAAEDGVVQVEVAMQATDELQGSVHAFANNINTREGGTHLTGFKTALTRVVNDYANDNGLIGDLDGNLKGEDVREGLTAVISVKHPDPQFEGQTKTKLGNSEVRGIVESAVHERLGTFFEENPDVAETVVSKAAEAARARKAAKQAEELTRRKSALESTALPGKLADCQSRDPEDSELFIVEGDSAGGSAKQGRNPEFQAILPLGGKILNVEKHRLDRVLQNDEIRNMITAVGTGIGDEFDISEARYQKIIMMTDADVDGAHIRTLLLTLFYRHMRPLVEAGYVYAAQPPLYRIRYRGNTYDAMTEAEREAIVEEKCDGNPDQVQRFKGLGEMNPEQLWETTMNPENRVLKQITIDDAAAADRMFNVLMGDSVEPRKQFIKDHAPEAEWVDI; from the coding sequence ATGTCAGGATCAGGGAATAGTGAGTACGGAGCCGGGCAGATCCAGGTGCTGGAGGGCCTCCAGGCCGTCCGCAAGCGCCCGGCGATGTACATCGGTTCTACGGACGGTCGAGGGCTTCACCATCTGGTGTACGAGGTCGTCGACAACTCCATCGACGAGGCGCTCGCGGGTCACTGCGACGAGATCGAGGTGACCGTCCACGACGACGGCTCGGTGTCCGTCTCCGACGACGGTCGCGGCATCCCGGTCGACACCCACGAGAAGTACGACCGGCCGGCGGTGGAGGTGATCATGACGGTCCTCCACGCGGGCGGGAAGTTCGACAACAAGTCCTATCAGGTGTCGGGCGGCCTCCACGGCGTCGGCGTCTCCGTGGTGAACGCCCTCTCGGCGGAGTTGACCGTCGAGGTGAGGCGCGACGGCGCGCTGTGGCGGCACCGCTTCGAGCAGGGCGAGCCCGACGAGGACGGCTTCGAACGCGTCCGCGACCTCGCGGACGACGAGGGGACCGGCACGACGATCCGGTTTCTGCCGGACGCGGAGATCTTCGAGACGGCGGAGTTCTCCTTCGACACGCTGGCGAGTCGGCTGCGCGAGTTGGCGTTTCTCAACTCCGGGGTCGCGATCACGCTGTCGGACGAGCGCGACGGGACGAGCGAGACGTTCGAGTACGAGGGCGGCATCCGCGAGTTCGTCGAGTACCTCAACGAGACGCGCACGCCGCTGCACGGCGACGTGATCTACTTCGAGGACGAGGAGGCGGCCGAGGACGGCGTCGTCCAGGTCGAGGTGGCGATGCAGGCGACCGACGAGCTTCAGGGGTCGGTCCACGCGTTCGCGAACAACATCAACACGCGCGAGGGGGGAACCCACCTCACCGGGTTCAAGACCGCGCTCACGCGCGTCGTCAACGACTACGCCAACGACAACGGCCTCATCGGGGACCTCGACGGCAACCTCAAGGGCGAGGACGTCCGTGAGGGGCTCACCGCGGTCATCTCGGTGAAGCACCCCGACCCGCAGTTCGAGGGCCAGACGAAGACGAAGCTCGGGAACAGCGAGGTCCGCGGGATCGTCGAGTCGGCCGTCCACGAGCGGCTGGGGACGTTCTTCGAGGAGAACCCGGACGTGGCCGAGACGGTCGTGAGCAAGGCCGCGGAGGCCGCCCGCGCCCGCAAGGCCGCGAAGCAGGCCGAGGAGCTGACGCGCCGGAAGTCGGCGCTGGAGTCGACGGCGCTGCCCGGGAAGCTCGCGGACTGCCAGTCGCGCGACCCCGAGGACTCCGAGCTGTTCATCGTGGAGGGCGACTCCGCGGGCGGCTCCGCCAAACAGGGCCGCAACCCCGAGTTCCAGGCGATCCTCCCGCTGGGCGGGAAGATCCTCAACGTCGAGAAGCACCGCCTCGACCGGGTGCTCCAGAACGACGAGATCCGGAACATGATCACCGCCGTCGGCACCGGGATCGGCGACGAGTTCGATATCAGCGAAGCGAGATATCAAAAAATTATCATGATGACCGACGCCGACGTGGACGGAGCCCACATCAGGACGCTCCTGCTCACGCTGTTCTACCGGCACATGCGGCCGCTCGTCGAGGCGGGCTACGTGTACGCCGCCCAACCGCCGCTGTACCGCATCCGGTATCGCGGGAACACCTACGACGCGATGACCGAGGCCGAACGCGAGGCGATCGTCGAGGAGAAGTGCGACGGAAATCCCGACCAAGTCCAGCGGTTCAAGGGCCTGGGCGAAATGAATCCCGAGCAGCTGTGGGAGACGACGATGAACCCGGAGAACCGGGTGCTCAAGCAGATCACGATCGACGACGCCGCCGCGGCCGACCGGATGTTCAACGTCCTGATGGGCGACTCGGTCGAGCCGCGCAAGCAGTTCATCAAGGACCACGCCCCCGAGGCGGAGTGGGTGGACATCTGA